Part of the Heptranchias perlo isolate sHepPer1 chromosome 20, sHepPer1.hap1, whole genome shotgun sequence genome is shown below.
ctatgattctatatatgtgATTACTAGGGGAGGAATGATCAATGGCGGGAGATCAAGAACGTTCATTTCCAGAAGGCAAGTGAGAGGTATTGGTTGGGGGAAACTTCGAGCGGGAATTGTAGAAGGGGAATTGTATATGCGGAAAATAGAACAGTGATCATACACTACTTgaaactctctgtttctcttttggTCTCGGTCTCCGCccctctggttttctctctctctttttgttatactctgttgttctctctcggTTTATCTCTTTCGTTTTCTTCTCTCACCTCTCTTATCACTTCTCTGTTTATcgctctttctctcactcacattctggCTCTCTTTTcctctgtttttctcttttcATTTCTCTCTCGTTTCCCCCGTTCTGTCTATATGCGTGTgtatctgtttgtctctctctgtccctctccctcttcccgcaTCTGTCCAGCATTCTCTTtcgctttctctgtctttctgtcgctgtctgtctgtcgagatctctctctccatccctctttctctctctctctctcccgttctgtctctctctactctctataCCCTGCGtgtctgcctttctgtctctctctgtgtctctctcccactctgtctgtcggtctgtctcccTTTGTCTATCtgtatgtttttttctctctctctccctttgtctttctctcgctctatcCCTATGTTTGCCTGTctgcctctttctttctctgtctcccgctctaactgtctctctgtccctccatctatcccTATCTGTCTctttgtcgctctctctctctccctctgtgtgtgtctctctctccctgtttctccctctctctgcctgtctgtctgtctctcttcattTAGACGGAGTGCATCCATtttgatcaggcccacagcagttACTTTGATTCGCAGGTTTCCTCATTTTGCAAATTCATTTAGTTGAAGTCTAGCTGAGCTCTTTAATGCAGCATTTTGAGCAAAAATTCATGTATTGTCTGCAGAGCAAGTCCCGCCTCAACAGcacagattatcaataaaatgtaATATCAGtatcagatttaagataatttcatggctctgtctcactaatataaaatgtactttctgtcccctgggaagtgtaggggatggagtatgaaatgggatttagttcgagTTCTTGAAACCATTAAGCTCTTTTCATGATTTcattaatttaacaattaaattaaatgggtatttcaccgcgttcttcagctcctctctaaatttagtctgagtcaggacataaatacacaagtttgtgcaggaactgagaagctgcagcatctttgctgtatgtcctgtgatataattagggtcagtgtaggaggaaTAAGTCCGAATGTTTGTAATTCGCGCATAAATATTAAATACAACCCgtgtcacccataacaatataaaactgcccgatatactgaagagtaaaatgatggatttttttcggttctccatctctgggtccttttgattctctccattgctgcggccttGGAGTCCCAACCGGACTCGATTCAccgctaaaatacgcctgactgtcagaatattgagcagtaaaatcagacagaatGGCACaataggggttaaaatgaggtgaaacatgtcaaatgcggtccacccgggggaagtacggaagctcggtttaatcttacaacgccagggaacattatcagttATATGGTGAGGATCAtatacaaagtaccaggggacacacTCTAAACAGCcaagcacactcactgttcccagtacCACagtcgccgttttctcggtgcaatatttagttttcagcttctcccaacaaatggccacaaatcgatcaaaggtgaaagcgactgtgagccagacagaaaccacagCGGTTGCAAAACCCAAGAAGTGAATGAGccgacacacgggagtaatgtccaggaatgaataTGGAAAGTAAATCGAAACAATCCACCCCAATATCGGttcaatgataacgaccaggagatcggtcgctgccattcccaccaggtagcgactgatacatttggagagaccgcactttcctcgtgacaggatcacaatcgccaccaagttaactggaacagagagagaaggaagccgagaaattactgatcagacttggagacaaagcagcagtttgacaggatctgggCTGAAATTTGCTATCTtttgcatcaaacggtggaaagtgattcattgacctgggcagcgcttacAGGCAGAGAGGTGTTTTTAAACACATGGTCAACAATGAATTGGAAAatcgatacagaaagtgaataaagtgagcaccgcatccactggaagggctgagtgagggcgcagtgctggTGGAAAAGAGAAGGGGTTTCACCGAATGGGAATCCAGTGGATTTGGGTTCCAGATCGACCGGAAAGTGGGCGAAGAGTCGGGAAGGtgaagggacagggggagatggagctggTTAAGAGAGACAACAGGGGCTGGCAttaaacgggaaaggcagctggagaccgagccagtgagtgagattgggaggaagacaaggaaaaggacatataGGAGCTGTAGGGGAGTCAAGAGCAGACGATTTCTGAAAGCGGACAAACTGAAGCAACAGGTGAGCAgacaatgggaggagaggctggcatTCACAGGGAGAGAATACGGCACAATGTTCGGTGTTAACTAATCCATCACTCTCAATAAAACAACCCAAGTAATATATTGAACAGTcgtttctgtggttattggtgctagggaacctgtgttgggtattaaaatatgttaatttgaaaatatgttctcccatcacccactgtgctcgctgacctacattggctcccggtccgggaacgcctccattttaaaattcgcatccttgttttcaaatccctcgatggccctcgccccctccctatctctgtaaccttctccagccctataaccctccgagttctctgtgctcctccaattcttgcctcttgcacatcccagatgtt
Proteins encoded:
- the LOC137335923 gene encoding probable G-protein coupled receptor 139 translates to MGYPVIFQIEDIYYPVLAAIGVPVNLVAIVILSRGKCGLSKCISRYLVGMAATDLLVVIIEPILGWIVSIYFPYSFLDITPVCRLIHFLGFATAVVSVWLTVAFTFDRFVAICWEKLKTKYCTEKTATVVLGTVSVLGCLECVPWYFVYDPHHITDNVPWRCKIKPSFRTSPGWTAFDMFHLILTPIVPFCLILLLNILTVRRILAVNRVRLGLQGRSNGENQKDPEMENRKKSIILLFSISGSFILLWVTRVVFNIYARITNIRTYSSYTDPNYITGHTAKMLQLLSSCTNLCIYVLTQTKFREELKNAVKYPFNLIVKLMKS